In Hyperolius riggenbachi isolate aHypRig1 chromosome 10, aHypRig1.pri, whole genome shotgun sequence, a genomic segment contains:
- the LOC137534433 gene encoding histone H2B 1.1-like, protein MPEPAKSAPAPKKGSKKAVSKSQKKDGKKRRKSRKESYAIYVYKVLKQVHPDTGISSKAMSIMNSFVNDIFERIAGEASRLAHYNKRHTITSREIQTAVRLLLPGELAKHAVSEGTKAVTKYTSAK, encoded by the coding sequence ATGCCTGAGCCAGCCAAGTCCGCTCCCGCCCCCAAGAAGGGCTCCAAGAAAGCCGTGAGCAAGAGCCAGAAGAAGGACGGCAAGAAGCGTAGGAAGAGCAGGAAGGAGAGTTACGCCATCTACGTGtacaaggtgctgaagcaggtacATCCCGACACGGGTATCTCTTCCAAGGCCATGAGCATCATGAACTCCTTCGTCAATGACATCTTCGAGCGCATCGCCGGGGAAGCTTCCCGTCTGGCTCATTACAACAAGCGCCACACTATCACCTCCCGGGAGATCCAGACCGCCGTCCGCCTGCTGCTGCCGGGAGAGCTGGCCAAGCACGCCGTGTCCGAGGGCACCAAGGCCGTCACCAAGTACACCAGCGCCAAGTAA
- the LOC137534415 gene encoding histone H3 has protein sequence MARTKQTARKSTGGKAPRKQLATKAARKSAPATGGVKKPHRYRPGTVALREIRRYQKSTELLIRKLPFQRLVREIAQDFKTDLRFQSSAVMALQEASEAYLVGLFEDTNLCAIHAKRVTIMPKDIQLARRIRGERA, from the coding sequence ATGGCCAGAACCAAGCAGACAGCCCGCAAGTCCACCGGCGGGAAGGCTCCCCGCAAGCAGCTGGCTACTAAAGCCGCCCGTAAGAGCGCTCCAGCCACCGGCGGAGTGAAGAAGCCCCACCGCTACCGGCCCGGCACTGTGGCTCTCCGCGAGATCCGCCGCTACCAGAAATCCACCGAGCTGCTAATCCGCAAGCTGCCCTTCCAGCGCCTGGTGCGGGAGATCGCTCAGGACTTCAAGACCGACCTGCGCTTCCAGAGCTCGGCCGTCATGGCTCTGCAGGAGGCCAGCGAGGCTTATCTGGTGGGGCTCTTCGAGGACACCAACCTGTGCGCCATCCACGCCAAGAGGGTCACCATCATGCCCAAAGACATCCAGCTGGCCCGCAGGATCCGCGGCGAGAGGGCCTAA
- the LOC137534412 gene encoding histone H1A-like: MAETAPAAAPPAAEPAAKKKQSKKAATGGAKKASSNKPSGPSVSDLIVRAVSASKERSGVSLAALKKALAAGGYDVEKNNSRLKLAARSLLTKGTLVHVKGTGASGSFKISKKEGSKDKAAAKKKPSAAAKPKKPAAAAKKAAKSPKKAKKAPSAAKKSPKKAAKKPASAAKKPKAAAKSPAKKAAKPKAAKSPAKKAAKPKAAKSPAKKATKPKAAKSPAKKAAPKKK; encoded by the exons ATGGCAGAGACCGCACCAGCAGCCGCCCCTCCCGCAGCGGAGCCCGCCGCCAAGAAGAAGCAGAGCAAGAAGGCGGCAACCGGAGGAGCCAAGAAAGCCAGCAGCAACAAGCCTTCCGGTCCCAGCGTGTCCGATCTGATCGTCAGAGCCGTGTCCGCCTCTAAGGAGCGCAGCGGGGTCTCCCTGGCCGCCCTGAAGAAGGCTCTGGCTGCCGGAGGATACGATGTAGAGAAGAATAACAGCCGCCTCAAGCTGGCCGCCAGGAGCTTGCTGACAAAGGGCACCCTTGTCCATGTCAAAGGTACCGGCGCCTCCGGCTCCTtcaagatcagcaagaaggagggcagcaaagacaaGGCGGCCGCCAAGAAGAAGCCATCCGCTGCGGCCAAGCCTAAGAAGCCGGCTGCTGCTGCCAAAAAGGCGGCCAAGTCCCCAAAGAAGGCTAAGAAAGCCCCCAGTGCTGCCAAGAAGAGCCCGAAGAAAGCGGCCAAGAAACCGGCGTCAGCTGCTAAGAAGCCAAAAGCTGCCGCTAAGAGCCCGGCAAAGAAGGCAGCCAAGCCTAAAGCCGCTAAGAGCCCGGCAAAGAAGGCAGCCAAGCCTAAAGCCGCTAAGAGCC ctgcAAAGAAGGCAACGAAGCCTAAAGCCGCTAAGAGCCCGGCTAAGAAGGCCGCTCCTAAGAAGAAATAA
- the LOC137534427 gene encoding histone H2A type 2-B — translation MSGRGKQGGKARAKAKTRSSRAGLQFPVGRVHRLLRKGNYAERVGAGAPVYLAAVLEYLTAEILELAGNAARDNKKTRIIPRHLQLAVRNDEELNKLLGGVTIAQGGVLPNIQAVLLPKKTESHKAAKSK, via the coding sequence ATGTCTGGACGCGGCAAACAAGGCGGCAAGGCCCGTGCTAAGGCCAAGACTCGCTCCTCCCGGGCCGGCCTGCAGTTCCCAGTCGGCCGTGTTCACCGTCTGCTGAGGAAGGGCAACTATGCGGAGCGGGTGGGGGCCGGAGCTCCGGTCTATCTGGCCGCAGTGCTGGAGTACCTGACCGCTGAGATCCTGGAGCTGGCTGGCAACGCCGCCCGGGACAACAAGAAGACCCGCATCATCCCCCGCCACCTGCAGCTGGCTGTCCGCAACGACGAGGAGCTCAACAAGCTGCTGGGTGGGGTGACCATCGCCCAGGGGGGAGTCCTGCCCAACATCCAGGccgtgctgctgcccaagaagaCCGAGAGCCACAAGGCGGCCAAGAGCAAGTAA
- the LOC137534442 gene encoding histone H4 — translation MSGRGKGGKGLGKGGAKRHRKVLRDNIQGITKPAIRRLARRGGVKRISGLIYEETRGVLKVFLENVIRDAVTYTEHAKRKTVTAMDVVYALKRQGRTLYGFGG, via the coding sequence atgTCTGGCAGAGGAAAGGGCGGCAAAGGTCTCGGGAAAGGAGGCGCCAAGCGGCACAGGAAGGTTCTCCGGGACAACATCCAGGGCATCACTAAGCCCGCCATCCGCCGCCTGGCCCGCAGAGGGGGTGTCAAGCGTATCTCCGGCCTCATCTATGAGGAGACCCGCGGAGTGCTGAAGGTTTTCCTGGAGAATGTCATCCGCGATGCCGTCACCTACACCGAGCACGCCAAGAGGAAGACCGTCACCGCCATGGATGTGGTGTACGCCCTGAAACGCCAGGGGCGCACCCTCTACGGCTTCGGCGGCTAA